The Megalobrama amblycephala isolate DHTTF-2021 linkage group LG1, ASM1881202v1, whole genome shotgun sequence genome segment ctcGCTGGCGACTTACGTGCAGGTAAATGTTACTGTCAGCTTTGAATACACTGAATCTAAATACATTAAGAGATAATTTTCtgcttatttgtttgtttatcttcagatAAATGATCCAGATGCTGCTTTGTGGATGGTAGAGATTCACTTTCACATTAAATGAGAAACATTATTTCTGCTGCTCTAAAACATTCATGTGTCTGATATTGTTTCTGATGATTTCTGCAGGTTGGTTATGCAGTTCCAGCTGGATTGTGCTTTTTGATTTGTTGTGAACAACAAATAACAGGTAAGAAAGTCAAGAAGTTTTTCATGAATCAAACTGAGACGCGATGCTGCCATCTAGTGGAGTGAAGTAGAAATACATCAGAAATcacagttatttacatttatgtttatttacaacACTAGAAATAATAAAGCACAATGTTATGCAATAAAAAGACAAGAGgtgatatatattatattatattatattattatcatcTCTCCAGAGTCATTATTATGGAGGAGAACGTCTGATCTTCATGTGCTTGTTTCCTCTACATTTGGGCTCATTCTGGGCTGGAAACTTTATAAGGAGGGAATTACAGACATTTTCCAGCAAGAGGAAGGAAGGTAACAATAATTCAGAGTTTTGAACCCAGATTCAGTCACATTATTAGAGGAATAAAACAGATTTATTCAGCGGTGTAATCTTTGCTCTTAGGGAATGTTGTGGACTCCTGCTGACGGTTTTCTGGCTGTTGCTCTGCAGACATTCAGGAAGGTAAACGCTTTTCACATGCAGAAATGTTGTTCTGAAGACTGTGATTCAGTATGAATGTTTTTCAGCTGTATTATGAGCATTAATATCTGTTTCATGTCCTGCAGGAGTCCTGTCGGCTCCGTGAGGATCTGCACTGCTGTGGGAATCACTGTGTTTCCCTTCATCACATGGATCTATTTCTACATGAAGACAGAGCTGAGGAAACACTGGCCTGAACACTGTACAACTGCTCTCTGATCAGACAAAACACTGAAGAAACCACATCTGAGCTCCAGATCAGCAGATCAACTCAACTTTACTGAAGTGGACTGATAAGAGATGATCAGCAGCCGTTGATCTTaaaagaaatatttaataattcaaacatTGTAGAAATACAAACTCTCCAGTGCTGCAATCATGATGATAATGTTATCTGTCTTTCTTCTCTCAATATCCTGCATTTATCTGAATGTAAATGACAGTAAATGTGTCGTAATGCTTTTATAATGTAGATAATGTCAGAATGAAGGATCTGATCTGCCATCTGAAGATTCAATATTCAGTCTCAgattttctgatttatttacACTGTTGAACTCGGCTTACAGCTAGAATCAgtttgaaaaataaatcaacatCACGTATAAACAAAGTAAATGTGTTACACAATTCATCATATCCTGCATATATTTACAGCTATTTACAAAACTAAGAAAACGCATTATATTAACAATGACTAACATCTTTACGCTGAACTCAGCTTGATCACTGTCAGAGCTTTGCagaatattgtcccttaatgtcTTGAAGAGTTTGAGATAAATCAGGAAtaatcattttctcatgtttgtGACACCACAAAAGTTTCCTCCTGATCTTCAGTCTTCAGCGGTATTGACTCGTGTGTTTCTTCTGTTTTCTGCTGCGATCTTTTGAGTCGTCTAGATCTCACTGCCTTCTGTGTTTAGAGAAAGACGTGTCATTTAAACAGTGTCCATGAAACATCCTCATACTACATGATTCTTCAAAAGTATGAAGTTAACGTCTCCTGATTTTAAATCTCAAATCAACACAGCTTTATAAATGATACTGACCTGACAAGACTGCAGACAGTTTGTGATCTCTGTAAAGTCAGAAAAACAGAGAGAAGAGATATTAGTGGATCTGTTTGAATCTGATCATTCTCAAtcaaattgaataaatattcaCATAAAGTAAgttaaaaactgaatttaattgTTGCCTAAAACACCGACATGGAAAGATCCCTGATATACTGTATCCCAATCAATGACCTGAACGAACCAGAGAGCAATAAACACAAAGATTGAACTacaacacacacagaaatcaaCTCTTCACACACATGACACAATAATGGTGACAAGCACAAAGATctgaataatgtttttattacagATGAGCTCTACATCTCTCAGGTCATGTGATGATCTCGTGTTGTTCAGTGTTTGTGAGGTCGTGATATAATAACGCTGTTTTCTCTATAACCATCATTCATCTTCACTACGGTCAcgtacacactgcagctaaattcaGTTTCAGTTCATCTTTTAGTGTCTAATCCTGTTCTGTTCACACAGTTCAGAAAAATACAGGAGTGAAAACCACATTCAACAACTGAATTAACTCccgaaaaaatacagtagtgaCAACCGCATACAGTGTGAACAGAACcgaactgaacaactagttgttgATGTATTTTATTGTGCATTGGAGATGTGTCTCTCTTCTGTATGAGCAGTGAATCACAGGGAAAGCAGCACGAGCCTCGATTCATTAGTTTGGTCGGAAACAGCGAACAAGAACAAGcccacaataaaacaaaataaatccaaaagatttacccaggtgaaaaaaagtacatttcaataatatacttaagaagtactaaaggagaatttttagtatattaagtacaaaattagtgagcaaaaatagagcactttaagatcatcttaaggcATTAAGTGTagtcaactgtgctattttgagacaccatgaaatatgaattaaaatgtgcttttaatatactgtctgtatttaaaaaatatatttagctactacttatagt includes the following:
- the LOC125274771 gene encoding transmembrane protein 220-like; the protein is MKNKIRVSFSQIIWRVCNLFMSVFFSLATYVQINDPDAALWMVGYAVPAGLCFLICCEQQITESLLWRRTSDLHVLVSSTFGLILGWKLYKEGITDIFQQEEGRECCGLLLTVFWLLLCRHSGRSPVGSVRICTAVGITVFPFITWIYFYMKTELRKHWPEHCTTAL